Below is a window of Brachyspira pilosicoli DNA.
GCAAAAATCCTAAAGTAGAAACCTCTAAAGATTTAGCAGCCTTTGCATATAAATATAAAGGAATACCTGTTGCAATTCCTGCAAACATTAAAGTTATCCAAGTATTAATTGGCTGATAAGATGCTGGAAAATAAAGTTTAGATATAATAATTGAAGGTATTAATATAGATAAAGTCTCTAAAAATAAACTCTCCCAACCTGAGTATATAGTCATCTTTTTTAATATTCCATATACAGAAAAAGTTAAACCTATAAAAAATGCCATTATAGGAGGTTTGCCTAATGTAATAGTTTGATATATCATTCCAATAAACATTAAAATAATAGCCAAATATTCTAATACAGTCTTTTTCTCTCTAAAAAATATTATGCCTATTAGTATGCTTAAAATAGGAGCTATATAATAAGCAAGCCCTGCCTCTAATACATTACCAGAGTTTACAGTATAAATATATAAATACCAATTAAGACCAAGAAAAATACCTGCTATAAAAATTAAAACAAGAGGCTTTATTCCTCTGTATAAATTAGCTTTTTTAAATATTATTATAATAAGAGTAAATATAAAAGTAGTGATAACTCTAACTCCAAGCACAAAAGCAGAATCAAAATTCTGAACAGCCTTCCAATATATAGGAAGAAGCCCCCACATTATATAAGCACTCGCAGCAAGAAAAATAGATTTATTATTATTATTATTTGACATAAGTTAATCAATATTCCATTTTAAATTTTTGAAATATAATAAACTCAATTAAAATATTTTCAAGATAATATTTTTAAATAAAAATAAAAAATACAAAAAAGGAGGCCTTATTAAAGCCCCCTATTATTTTTAATTAATTATTACAAATTAATAGCTTTCAACTCTAACTTCAAAGAATTTTTTAGCATGTTTACAAGCAGGACAAATTTCAGGAGCAGCTTCGCCTTCATATATATATCCGCAGTTTCTGCATTTCCATTGAACTTTAGTGTTTCTTTTGAAAACTGTACCATTTTTTACAGCTTCTCTTAATTTAGCATAACGCTCTCTATGTTCTCTTTCAACATCACCGATTAATTTCATAGAATGAGCAATCTCATCGAAACCTTCAGCAGCAGCTTCTTTAGACATAGTAGGATACATTTCTTCATACTCATAGTTCTCGCCTTCCCAAGCAGATTGTAAGTTTTGAAGAGTATCGCCTATACCATTAAGATATTTAAAATGAACTTTAGCGTGTTCTCTTTCATTTTCTGCAGTTTCAAGGAATATTGCAGCTATTTGCTCATAACCTTCATTTCTAGCAACGCTTGCAAAATATGTATACTTGTTCCTAGCCATAGATTCGCCAGCAAAAGCATCGTGTAAGTTCTTTTCTGTTTTTGTTCCTTTTAAATCTTTCATTTTTATTTCTCCTTAAATTGTATAATTAAAAATTAAGTTATTTTACCTTATTTAATTTTTCTGCTACATAGTCCCAATTTACTAAATGCTCTACAAAAGTAGTAAGGAAATCAGGTCTTCTGTTTTGATAATCTAAATAATAAGCATGTTCCCAAACATCGCAAGTTAAAATACCATGTACTTTATCAGCAACTGGGTTCATAGCATTAGCGTATTTTCTAACTTCTAATTTGCCGTTATTTAATACCAACCATACCCAGCCAGAACCGAATTGTGTTTTACCGCCTGTAGTAAATGCTTCTTTAAAAGCATCAAAGCTGCCAAAATCTGCTTCTATTTTACTTTTCACTTCAGCAGGTACAGCAACATCTTTCTTTAACATCTTAAAAAACTCTTCATGGTTATAAACCTGACCAGCATTGTTGAATAATGCTTGTTTTTCACTATTGTTATGAGAAAGAAGTATTAATTCTTCTATACTTTTTCCTTCTAATGACTTATCTTTAGATACTAAATCATTAACTGTTGTTACATAAGCATTTAAGTGTTTGCCATGGTGGAAGTCTAAAGTATTTGAAGACATATATGGTGCTAAATCCTCTTTGCCATAAGGCAATTTCATTAACTCAAACATATTTTATCTCCTTTATTTATTAAACATTAAAAATATTAAACTATTTTTCATTTATGTCAAGTGTATTTATTATATAATATAATTAACTTATTAGTAATATATATTAATAAGGCATGCCAATTAAAACTGACATGCCTTAAGTTAATTTTTATTTTTATTATTGTGCTGCTTCTGTATTTTCTGTAGTAGTAGTTGTTGTATTAGCCTCGTTTGCTTCTCCTTCTTTATAAACAGGAGCTACTTCTCTAGATAATACTTCATCTTCTGTATTAGCATATACAAAACCTAACTCATCATAATATTTAGAATATATAGCTTTAAATCTATCAGAAGTTGTATATAATATTTTATGATATTTAGTGATAAGAAGTTTATACTTAGCAGATTTAATATTTTCATCTTGATTTTTCAAAGTAGTTAAATCCCATAAATTATTAAACATTTCATTAAGATAATAAACTTTTCTAATATCACCAGTATTTGCATTATTAGCTAATAGATAATTAACTCCAGCTAAATAAGTATTGAGCATTATCAAATTAGTAGTAGAGTTTTGATTATTCACTTCATTTTCTAAAGCCTTATTAAAATGATATCTGCTCATTGAATAGTAACTAGGAGAACCTTTAAATAAATTAAGTATACCAGCATAAAGATTTAACTCATAATCAGTTTTAGCAAGTTCATTAGTTTTTCCTAATATTTCATAAGTAGGTCTAATTTCATCATATAACTCAATAGCTTTATAAATTTGACTAAGTCCCAAATCAACATTATTATCAGTAGATATAGGTCTAGCTACTAAAT
It encodes the following:
- the rbr gene encoding rubrerythrin, with the translated sequence MKDLKGTKTEKNLHDAFAGESMARNKYTYFASVARNEGYEQIAAIFLETAENEREHAKVHFKYLNGIGDTLQNLQSAWEGENYEYEEMYPTMSKEAAAEGFDEIAHSMKLIGDVEREHRERYAKLREAVKNGTVFKRNTKVQWKCRNCGYIYEGEAAPEICPACKHAKKFFEVRVESY
- the rarD gene encoding EamA family transporter RarD, giving the protein MSNNNNNKSIFLAASAYIMWGLLPIYWKAVQNFDSAFVLGVRVITTFIFTLIIIIFKKANLYRGIKPLVLIFIAGIFLGLNWYLYIYTVNSGNVLEAGLAYYIAPILSILIGIIFFREKKTVLEYLAIILMFIGMIYQTITLGKPPIMAFFIGLTFSVYGILKKMTIYSGWESLFLETLSILIPSIIISKLYFPASYQPINTWITLMFAGIATGIPLYLYAKAAKSLEVSTLGFLQFFVPLLATLLAIFVYKEELNFNRAITLAIIILAAVLYAVSIFRKSKANKKL
- a CDS encoding superoxide dismutase, translating into MFELMKLPYGKEDLAPYMSSNTLDFHHGKHLNAYVTTVNDLVSKDKSLEGKSIEELILLSHNNSEKQALFNNAGQVYNHEEFFKMLKKDVAVPAEVKSKIEADFGSFDAFKEAFTTGGKTQFGSGWVWLVLNNGKLEVRKYANAMNPVADKVHGILTCDVWEHAYYLDYQNRRPDFLTTFVEHLVNWDYVAEKLNKVK